A genome region from Terriglobia bacterium includes the following:
- a CDS encoding ankyrin repeat domain-containing protein: protein MTGTDLIAAIKGNDMARAKELLRANPALAKERDENGVSATMNARYRGQTELVELLLACGVALDVFEAATLGNTARVTELLDGDPKQVNACSPDGFTPLHLACFFGQEAVARLLLERGADPGAAARNPMRVQPLHSAAAGRRLGIVRVLLERGAPVNGRQHLGWTALHEAANQGNREMAEALLRHGADPAAGNDDGKTPADVARERGHTELARLLQQGSRAAG, encoded by the coding sequence CCGCCATCAAAGGCAACGACATGGCTCGCGCCAAGGAATTGCTGCGGGCGAATCCCGCGCTGGCGAAGGAACGCGACGAGAACGGCGTTTCGGCAACCATGAACGCGCGCTATCGCGGGCAAACGGAGTTGGTGGAACTGCTGCTGGCTTGTGGCGTCGCGCTCGATGTGTTCGAGGCGGCAACGCTGGGCAACACCGCGCGGGTCACGGAGCTTCTTGACGGAGATCCGAAGCAGGTGAATGCCTGCTCGCCCGACGGCTTTACGCCCCTGCACCTGGCCTGCTTCTTCGGGCAGGAAGCGGTGGCGCGACTGCTGTTGGAGCGCGGGGCGGACCCCGGCGCCGCCGCCCGGAATCCGATGCGCGTGCAACCGCTGCACAGCGCCGCCGCGGGACGCCGGTTGGGGATCGTCCGCGTGTTGCTGGAACGAGGCGCGCCGGTCAATGGGCGCCAGCACCTGGGTTGGACCGCGCTGCATGAGGCGGCGAACCAGGGCAATCGCGAGATGGCGGAAGCATTGCTGCGCCACGGGGCCGATCCGGCCGCCGGCAATGATGACGGAAAAACCCCGGCCGATGTGGCTCGCGAGCGCGGGCACACTGAATTGGC